One Triplophysa dalaica isolate WHDGS20190420 chromosome 1, ASM1584641v1, whole genome shotgun sequence DNA segment encodes these proteins:
- the six7 gene encoding SIX homeobox 7 yields the protein MFPLPMFTPEQVALVCENLEETGDIERLGRFLWSLPAAVPGSAAELLNRHESVMRARALVAFHGGNFEALYQILQSHRFTRESHAKLQDLWLDAHYREAERLRGRPLGPVEKYRIRKKFPLPRTIWDGEQKTHCFKERTRSLLREWYLQDPYPNPSRKRHLAQATGLTPTQVGNWFKNRRQRDRAASAKNRLQQDCSLLPSGSSSECSSSEHNSHLQGSSPHHPGSPDNSDYSSGTGPRGTPDISVSSDSEFES from the exons ATGTTTCCTTTACCGATGTTCACACCTGAGCAGGTCGCTCTTGTGTGTGAGAATCTGGAGGAGACAGGAGATATCGAGCGCTTGGGGCGCTTCCTATGGTCTCTCCCCGCTGCAGTTCCCGGTTCGGCAGCTGAACTTCTTAACCGCCACGAGTCGGTGATGCGAGCCCGAGCACTCGTCGCTTTTCACGGAGGGAATTTTGAAGCTCTCTACCAGATCCTGCAGAGTCACCGTTTTACGCGCGAGTCACATGCCAAACTGCAAGACCTGTGGCTGGACGCACACTACCGCGAGGCGGAGCGCCTGAGAGGAAGGCCACTCGGCCCGGTGGAGAAGTACCGCATCCGTAAGAAGTTTCCTCTTCCACGGACCATCTGGGATGGCGAGCAGAAGACGCATTGCTTTAAG GAGAGAACCCGCAGTCTCCTGAGGGAATGGTACCTGCAGGATCCCTATCCAAACCCATCCAGAAAACGGCATCTGGCTCAGGCTACAGGTCTCACGCCCACTCAGGTGGGCAACTGGTTCAAAAACAGAAGGCAGCGGGACAGAGCAGCATCTGCTAAAAACag ACTGCAGCAGGATTGCTCCCTCCTTCCCTCAGGTAGCTCTTCAGAATGTTCCTCCTCAGAGCACAACTCCCACCTCCAGGGTTCCTCTCCACATCATCCGGGCAGCCCAGACAACAGCGACTACAGCTCTGGTACAGGGCCAAGGGGAACGCCAGACATATCCGTGAGCAGCGACAGCGAGTTTGAGTCCTGA
- the zgc:101810 gene encoding actin-related protein 2-B, which yields MDSGGRKVVVCDNGTGFVKCGFAGSNFPDHIFPALVGRPIIRSDAKVGNKEIKDLMVGDEASECRSMLEISYPMENGIVRCWEDMLHLWDHTFGPQRLNIEPPDCKVLLTEPPMNPLKNRQKIAEVMFETYKFHGVYMAIQAVLTLYAQGLLTGLVIDSGDGVTHICPVYEGFSLPHLTRRLDIAGRDITRYLIKLLLMRGYAFNHTADFETVRIMKETLCFVGYNIDQEQKLANETTVLVESYTLPDGRMIKVGGERFGAPEALFQPHLINVEGVGVAELLFNTIQAADIDIRADLYKHIVLSGGTTMYPGLPSRLEREIKQLYLERVLKGDTEKLSKFKIRIEDPPQRKHMVFMGGAVLANIMKDKESFWVSRAEYEEKGLKVLDKLGVALR from the exons atgGACAGCGGAGGAAGAAAAGTGGTCGTTTGTGACAATGGCACTGGG TTTGTCAAGTGTGGTTTTGCGGGGTCCAATTTTCCCGACCACATCTTTCCAGCCCTAGTGGGTCGACCCATCATTCGGTCAGATGCAAAAGTTGGAAATAAAGAGATCAAG GATCTGATGGTCGGGGATGAAGCGAGTGAATGCCGCTCCATGTTAGAGATCTCGTATCCCATGGAGAACGGGATAGTCCGCTGCTGGGAAGACATGCTGCACCTGTGGGACCACACATTCGGCCCGCAGCGGCTTAACATCGAGCCTCCTGACTGTAAGGTGCTGCTGACAGAACCACCTATGAACCCGCTGAAGAACCGCCAGAAAATTGCTGAGGTCATGTTTGAGACCTATAAATTCCATGGTGTCTATATGGCTATTCAGGCAGTGCTGACTCTGTATGCTCAGG GTTTGTTAACGGGTCTAGTGATTGATTCGGGGGATGGTGTGACTCATATTTGTCCCGTGTATGAGGGCTTCTCTCTCCCACACCTTACTCGCCGTTTAGACATCGCAGGACGTGACATCACACGCTATCTTATTAAG CTGTTGCTTATGAGGGGCTACGCTTTCAACCACACGGCGGACTTTGAGACCGTGCGGATAATGAAGGAGACGTTGTGCTTTGTAGGCTACAACATCGACCAAGAACAGAAACTAGCCAATGAGACCACAGTCCTGGTGGAGTCATACACA TTACCAGATGGGCGGATGATAAAGGTCGGAGGTGAAAGGTTTGGTGCACCAGAGGCCCTTTTTCAGCCTCATCTCATAAACGTGGAAGGTGTCGGTGTGGCTGAACTTCTATTTAACACCATTCAAGCAGCAGATATTGAcataag GGCGGACCTTTACAAACACATTGTTCTGTCTGGAGGCACCACCATGTACCCTGGACTTCCATCCCGATTGGAGCGTGAGATCAAGCAGCTTTACCTAGAGAGGGTTCTGAAAGGGGACACAGAGAAACTCTCT AAATTTAAAATTCGCATTGAAGACCCTCCACAGCGTAAACACATGGTGTTCATGGGTGGTGCTGTTCTGGCCAACATCATGAAAGATAAGGAGAGCTTCTGGGTGTCACGGGCAGAGTATGAGGAGAAGGGCCTGAAAGTGCTGGACAAACTGGGAGTTGCATTACGATGA